The proteins below come from a single Chryseobacterium nepalense genomic window:
- a CDS encoding outer membrane beta-barrel protein gives MSNEWLNDLRRKMEDHTEDVPDGLWKNIREELFVEDENNGIPSSVPNDLKAQKAVVEFNRPLMYRIVGVAATVIVFLILGGLFDFTGKKHQPEIKKQYTVEDNFQEKPISNPVANYSEKDFGNQFFSPEQKGKQKKNSGQEYLKNSLTGITFSSGINLVDKSEIDLENEIFSENKLTQKENKGTTTENPFVEETYPLMTKEERKKKEESEAKKLAFNKAKRNWMLGLGTGNASSNSTDQFPGYASLTGATPSLPEMWSLGSGEDPLMSILLANQDKKVDATIRHKTPLTFGASVYKNLGKKWSIGTGINYTKLSAELTSGSQSDFISSEQNIHYVGIPVQVNYNVIQKGAFTGYLTGGGTVEKAVSGDIKTKYIVDGAIKQEIKEDIREKPVQVSVNSAVGVQFKVVKYIGIYAEPGVGYHFKDNSSLKTIYKEKPLNFNVKFGVRILLD, from the coding sequence ATGAGTAATGAATGGTTAAATGATCTGCGCAGGAAAATGGAAGATCACACAGAAGATGTTCCTGATGGATTGTGGAAAAATATCAGGGAAGAATTATTTGTGGAGGACGAGAACAACGGCATTCCCAGTTCCGTTCCGAATGATCTCAAAGCGCAGAAGGCTGTTGTTGAATTTAACCGGCCGCTAATGTATCGTATTGTCGGTGTTGCTGCGACAGTTATTGTATTCTTGATTCTGGGCGGGCTATTTGATTTTACCGGAAAAAAACATCAACCTGAAATTAAAAAACAATATACTGTAGAAGATAATTTTCAGGAAAAACCAATATCTAATCCAGTAGCAAATTATTCCGAAAAAGACTTTGGAAACCAGTTTTTTAGCCCTGAACAAAAAGGAAAGCAAAAGAAGAATTCAGGACAGGAATATCTTAAAAATTCTTTAACGGGGATAACTTTTTCATCGGGAATTAATCTGGTTGACAAATCAGAAATTGATCTTGAAAATGAAATATTTTCTGAAAATAAATTAACTCAGAAAGAAAATAAAGGAACTACTACGGAAAACCCGTTTGTTGAAGAAACCTATCCTTTGATGACAAAAGAAGAAAGAAAAAAGAAGGAAGAATCTGAAGCGAAAAAGCTGGCATTCAATAAAGCAAAAAGAAACTGGATGCTGGGTTTGGGAACAGGAAACGCCTCTTCAAATTCTACCGATCAGTTCCCGGGTTATGCCTCACTCACCGGAGCCACACCTTCTCTTCCTGAAATGTGGAGTCTGGGATCTGGTGAAGATCCGCTGATGTCCATTCTTCTGGCTAATCAGGATAAAAAAGTTGATGCCACCATCAGGCATAAAACACCGCTAACTTTTGGTGCTTCTGTCTATAAAAATTTAGGAAAAAAGTGGAGCATCGGAACAGGGATTAATTATACTAAGCTTTCCGCGGAGCTAACCTCCGGAAGTCAGTCGGATTTTATCAGCAGTGAGCAGAATATTCACTACGTGGGAATTCCGGTTCAGGTAAACTATAATGTTATTCAGAAAGGCGCTTTTACGGGCTATCTCACAGGAGGAGGTACTGTTGAAAAAGCAGTTTCCGGCGATATCAAAACGAAATATATTGTAGATGGCGCGATAAAGCAGGAGATCAAAGAAGATATTCGTGAAAAACCAGTTCAGGTTTCTGTGAATTCGGCTGTAGGAGTTCAGTTTAAGGTGGTAAAATATATAGGTATTTATGCTGAGCCCGGAGTTGGTTATCATTTTAAAGATAACAGTTCACTAAAAACGATTTATAAAGAAAAACCGCTGAATTTTAATGTAAAATTCGGAGTAAGGATATTATTGGATTAA
- a CDS encoding RNA polymerase sigma factor, which yields MKENNEQILVSRLLQKEEAAWKELFEAYSGSLAYVCSRYIIDRDHVNDVLQNSFIRMFRSIDSFEYRGNGSLKAWASRITVNESLQHIKQNSDFKIVADETDIPDVEIEEEPDLDEISQHEIMEMIRTLPDGYRTVFNLFVFEEKSHKEIAEILGIAENSSASQLHRAKSMLARKIKEYKMSKTAQYE from the coding sequence ATGAAAGAAAACAACGAACAAATTTTGGTTAGCCGCCTTTTGCAAAAAGAAGAAGCGGCCTGGAAAGAGCTTTTTGAGGCTTATTCAGGTAGTCTTGCCTATGTGTGTTCGAGATATATCATTGACAGGGATCATGTGAATGATGTTTTACAGAACAGCTTTATCAGAATGTTTCGCTCAATAGATTCTTTTGAATACCGAGGAAATGGTTCTCTGAAAGCCTGGGCCAGCAGAATTACAGTCAATGAATCTTTACAGCACATTAAACAAAATTCAGATTTTAAAATCGTAGCTGATGAAACTGATATTCCGGATGTTGAAATAGAAGAAGAACCTGATCTGGACGAAATTTCACAGCATGAAATTATGGAAATGATCCGGACGCTTCCTGATGGGTACAGGACTGTGTTCAACCTTTTTGTTTTTGAAGAAAAAAGTCATAAGGAAATCGCAGAGATACTGGGGATTGCCGAAAATTCCTCAGCATCGCAGTTGCACAGGGCCAAATCAATGCTTGCCCGGAAAATAAAAGAATATAAAATGTCTAAAACAGCGCAATATGAGTAA